The following are encoded in a window of Dioscorea cayenensis subsp. rotundata cultivar TDr96_F1 chromosome 16, TDr96_F1_v2_PseudoChromosome.rev07_lg8_w22 25.fasta, whole genome shotgun sequence genomic DNA:
- the LOC120278604 gene encoding zinc finger BED domain-containing protein RICESLEEPER 2-like, producing the protein MVLTAHFIDHNWRLQKRVINFVRLPPPRRGVEIADGIFKCLKEWEIKNKVFTISVDNASSNDVAIRILKDTFSRTKRLLYGGKLFHVRCCAHILNLMVQDGISEIEEIIEDIHESVKFINQSEARLKSFSDIVQQLQLPERKLILDCKTRWNLTFEMLSVAMKFKDVFPMFKDREILYHCYPCPEDWEKVEKICEILEVFNVITKIISGSDYPTSNLFLNEVYRVKMFLEKRANDENDFIRTMIGKMKAKFDKYLGGMQFAHVRGCRLGSKMQNKGC; encoded by the coding sequence ATGGTCTTAACAGCTCATTTTATTGATCATAATTGGAGATTGCAAAAGCGTGTTATCAATTTTGTTCGTCTTCCACCTCCTCGCCGTGGTGTTGAGATTGCTGATGGTATCTTTAAGTGTTTGAAGGAGTGGGAAATTAAGAACAAGGTTTTTACTATCTCTGTTGATAATGCTTCAAGCAATGATGTGGCAATCAGGATTCTTAAAGACACATTTTCAAGAACTAAAAGGTTGCTTTATGGAGGAAAGTTATTTCATGTTCGTTGTTGTGCACACATTCTTAATCTCATGGTGCAAGATGGTATTTctgaaattgaagaaataattgaagATATTCATGAAAGTGTGAAGTTTATTAATCAAAGTGAAGCAAGATTGAAGTCATTTTCTGATATTGTGCAACAACTACAATTGCCGGAGAGAAAACTTATTCTTGATTGCAAGACACGTTGGAATTTAACATTTGAAATGCTATCAGTTGCAATGAAATTTAAAGATGTTTTTCCAATGTTCAAAGATCGGGAAATCCTTTATCATTGTTACCCATGCCCCGAAGAttgggaaaaggtggagaaaatatGTGAGATTTTAGAAGTGTTCAATGTCATCACAAAAATTATTTCCGGTAGTGATTATCCAACTTCTAATTTGTTTCTCAATGAAGTCTATCGGGTGAAAATGTTTCTAGAGAAAAGGGCGAATGATGAAAATGACTTTATTCGAACAATGATTGGCAAAATGAAggctaaatttgataaatatttgggGGGAATGCAATTTGCTCATGTCCGTGGCTGCCGTCTTGGATCCAAGATGCAAAATAAGGGTTGTTGA